A window of the Equus asinus isolate D_3611 breed Donkey chromosome 20, EquAss-T2T_v2, whole genome shotgun sequence genome harbors these coding sequences:
- the LOC106830126 gene encoding olfactory receptor 52A1-like yields MASINTSYLDPTTVTLIGIPGLEHVQFWIGFSFLVVCLVALLGNIILLIIIPSERSLHQPMYIFLAVLAATDVGLCVAIAPKMLAIFWFGSCSMAFDACLTQLFFIHTLQGMESGILLAMAFDRYIAICNPLRHTSILTPFVLVIMVLVVAIRATVLVGILPVLIKRLHLFHSIVIAHSYCEHMAVVKLAAEDIQVNKTCGLLVGFTILGFDMIFILISYILIFQAVFCLHQKEAQLKAFNTCTTHIFVFLEFYLLAFFSFFSHRFGHVAPSTHILLSTIYLLVPPALNPIVYGVKNKVIRKRAAQIFLLNHRSLQ; encoded by the coding sequence ATGGCATCCATTAACACATCATATCTGGATCCCACAACAGTGACGCTGATTGGCATCCCTGGACTGGAGCATGTGCAGTTTTGGATTGGGTTTTCCTTCCTTGTAGTATGCCTGGTGGCTCTTCTGGGAAATATCATCTTGCTGATCATCATCCCTTCAGAACGCAGCCTGCACCAGCCCATGTACATTTTCCTGGCAGTGCTGGCGGCCACTGATGTAGGGCTCTGTGTAGCCATTGCTCCCAAGATGTTGGCCATCTTCTGGTTTGGCTCTTGCTCCATGGCCTTTGATGCTTGCCTCACCCAGCTCTTCTTCATCCATACTTTGCAAGGTATGGAATCTGGCATCTTGTTGGCCATGGCCTTTGACCGCTATATTGCCATCTGTAACCCTTTGAGGCACACATCCATCCTCACACCTTTCGTTCTGGTTATTATGGTGCTGGTTGTGGCAATCCGGGCAACAGTGCTTGTTGGTATTTTACCAGTTTTAATCAAAAGACTACACCTTTTCCATTCCATTGTAATTGCCCACTCTTACTGTGAGCACATGGCTGTCGTCAAGCTGGCTGCAGAAGACATCCAAGTCAATAAAACGTGTGGTCTCCTTGTGGGTTTTACAATTCTGGGATTTGAcatgatttttatccttatttCCTACATCCTTATTTTCCAGGCTGTTTTCTGTCTACATCAAAAGGAGGCACAGCTGAAAGCATTTAATACATGCACAActcacatttttgttttcctcGAGTTTTACCTTCttgccttcttctctttcttcagccACCGTTTTGGACACGTTGCCCCCTCTACCcacattcttctgtctaccatcTACCTCCTTGTGCCACCAGCACTTAACCCTATTGTCTATGgtgtaaaaaataaagtaattcgTAAGCGTGCAGCACAGATTTTTCTTCTGAATCATCGATCACTCCAGTGA